CAGCGTGCGCCTGACGTACCTGAAGGCCCGTATGAGGAAGTAGAGTACAGCCAGGCTGGTGAGGCCAATAAGCACGTACAAAGAGCGCAGCAGCTGCGAGCCCAGCGAGCCCGGCGGCTGCAGGTACGTGCTGTTGTGCAGCGCAGCCAGCCGGCTCCCGTTCACTATGGCCTGTGGTGGCAAGAGCGTAGACTGCAAGGAACGCGACGACAGGGAAGTGACCTCCTGGACTCCGCAGAGTAGCCCTGACAACAGCAGCACCGGCAGGAGCAACAGCAGCGGCACCACACACCGCCCCATCGCCCTGCGGAAGCGGTGGCTCCGACCTGCCCCCGCGAATTCCTGTTCCTCACTGGCACAGGGCGGTAGCAACCAATGGCTCACAGGGGGCGGAGCCTGACGCTAGGAAGCACCCCGCCCTTTATCCACTAACACCACTTCACCTCTGACGTCTTGGGCTTTTCCCACAGTGCTCTGCGCCTAGCCAGCTGTGCGCACACCCTGGATCTTGAGCCTGAAGGCTGAGACTTGTTCCTCCTGTGTCCCAGCCTGAGTGCCACAGCAATGGGGACTCCCAGTCTGAAAAGGGTGCCTGGAGAGCAGTCTATAGGCCACACAGGAGCTAGTGCCTTCCCAGGAGAGGTTCCCAATTGTATTGCGGGGTCAAAGACACGTACGTCCAAGGGGCAAGGTCATACCATCCTCAGCACAATACCCTTGGAGCTTCTCCCACATGGGCCTGGGAACTCTGGCTACTTTGGTCCCCACCCTGGCTCTTGTGCTGAGGAATAGGCCAGGCCTTCCTGGAGAGTaggcctgcctgccccagcctgggcattctgccctgggtggtggtAGGGGTCACCAAGGCCATCCTGACCACACTGCATTGACCCAGCCTTAGATCAGCTGCcaccatcctcccctcccctcccctcccctccccaccttgctCAGTTCAGCAGACAGGCCCAACCCCAAGGGGCTCTCAGCCAACAGCTCAGGAAGAAAGCCTGGCCCTATGGGCAACACAGACGATGGTGTCGAAGTCACTCTGTGCCAATACCGCCGCCAGGGCCCTGAGAGACAGATGCCAATCTCAGATCAGGGGGCCCAGagaccaccacctcctcctctcagGCTGAGTGTGCCTCCAGATGAACCCAAGAAGACAATGAAGTAACTGGTTGGTCTGGTTTGGGTCCAGCTAGTACCCTGAACCAAGATCAGAAGAGGTTTTTCTCTAGGGGACCCCCATTCCCACCCAGCGTTCACCTGAGGCTCAGGGACACACCCCCCTCAGCCACACCCCAAACCAGACTCAGATTTCTGGGTAGACACACCAGTCCTTTATTCAAATCTGACTTCCATGTCCTGCCACACTGTTGCAGGTGAGGACTGGCCACGTGCAAGCTGCCACTCCCTTGTCCTCCTGGAGTGATGTGAAGCCCTGCACTCCATCCTTGCCAATGAAGCACCTGCTGGACAAATGAGGAGGGAGTGAAGGGAGAACTAGAGCTGGCTCCAGTAGGAGCACAAAGAAAGGTATCCCCAAAGGGTGCTGTAGGTTGAGAACCCACAGGAAAGACCAGACACTACCCAAGCCAGAGGATTgtgtcaccccccaccccaggacagaGGATTGTgtatcaccccccccccccgccccccagaaaAGAACTTACAGGTAACAGGCTGTGAGCAGGGGACTGTGCCTTTGGCTCCTGCTCCCAGGTGAAATCCCTCTTGGGACAGTACCCCAGGTCCGTCACTGCTGTTGGGCCACCCTTCGGAGTTGCGCCAGCTTCCCTTCAACCTGCCAAAACAAAGAAGTGTTACCCCAGGGACTTGGACATGCTcacagctgcccctccccacctcacccgaAACCATCCACAGCTCCTAGGAGGGTCTCAAGCTAGTCATCGGGCCATCCTGGCAGAGCCCCCATCATGGGTTGGCATGACCAGGGCAAGCCTGAGCCTTGACCAGGCCACATTCCATCCCTAAGCAGAGCCAGCTACCCACTGGGGATGGAACTGCTTAGAGAATGGTGTGggatctggggaaaaaaaaactcaaaGTGGCAACAGACATCAGAGAGCTACAAGTTAGGAGTGTGACTTAAGGAGGTCTGGAAAACACTGTCAATTGATGAACAAAAAAGCCAAAAGGCAGGATACTCAGCGCTCTCCAATCCTGCTTACAGATTGAACCTACTTGCGAAGCGCGACTGCCTGGCCTGCTCGCCTGGCTGCAGGCAGGGAAGGGCTAATGGCTGGGATCTGACTTTAGTTccagcttgattttttaaaaaaagaaaagaaaatggaaaagcaaaaaacAGTCAAAGAAACATTACCCAGGCACataattttactttcaaatgaGCTCTTGACAAGAGGAGGGATGTGGACACGAGCAAAAGGAGTTACCTCGAATTACAGGACTATTTCCACATATGAGCTAGCCAAGGGAGCAGCTTGCGTCTCAGAGGTTTCTGTTGGGCGCACAACACTTCTGTCCTCCGAGGGGCTGCAGCTTCCATAGGCTAGCGGAGAACTCTCAGAACTTGTAAAGCAACAGCAGAGCTAGCTAACAAGCAGTCAGTCTGTGGTCACCCAGGGACACTGACTGCGGTCTGCTCCCTGGCCTGCTTGTAGGCTACGCAGTCTGGTCAACGTCAAGTGCCCACACGTCTACTGTTTCTGCTGAGCTGCCCACCCCATCGAGCCCTCCGGCTGCCACCGCCAGGAGCCTGCAAGGCCCTCCTCGAGGTCCAACCTGCCCACTTTTGTCACCCACCTGCTCACCTAACCTGGACCAGTGGAAGTCGGCTGTCACAAGGAGCCTGCCAGTGTCAGTTTACTCTGCCTTCCTGGTCTAGCTCTCTGCAGGCCTCAGGCAGGGCTCGCAGACCTGCTTCTCAAATTGCCCTCTCTGCTGAGGTCTGAGTGCCAAGAGCTAACAGCAGGAGTGTGTTGAGCAATGAAAGGGAAATTGTCAGAGCAAGGTTCATTTCAGACGGTCTTTTAATCAGCTTCGTAAAGCCAAAGAAACTGTGTACAAGAATTCCTTAACCACTTCAAATACAACATCAATAGGATATGCATATGTCTTCCAGTAAAAAAggacaatataaataaacattttcaagaaCCTCTCAGGGACATCTTCGAGTCTACTGTGAACTATACACAGCAGATGGGCTGTACAGGCTGGGCCCAGACAGCCAGGTACCTCTGCTGCCACCTGGGGCCGGTCCCACCATGCTACACTCAGAAACAGTACATGAATTGGAAAAAAGCTACAGCCTGCTCAGCTTCCAACAAAAAGCAGACTCAGAGTCTGTCCAATCTCAGAGACTTGAatcgggtgggggtgggggagcccaaCTTCACCCAACCCCactaaaaagggaaataaaaaaagacaacacaaccaaaaccaaaaaacccacacAACCCCCAGTGATTTTCTCAAAAACTCATGgctcatggtttaaaaaaaaaaaaaaaaaaaaaaaagttaaatcagAAGTGCTTTTCAAAAACGTTTTTAAAACCCTTAAAAACTGACAGCGCTTCCTTAAAAAGTCAAGTCTGATAAGCCATCCGGGGGTGAGCAGCAGTCAGGCTGTGTGTGACAAGACCAGAACTGGTAAGACTACAAAAGTGGGTACAAGGAGGTGTGTTCACTACACATTAACGATTCAGCGAAGCTcccaaaatctttaaatatacagCCATTGGAAGGACGATCTTGAGCAGGAAGGATTTTTACTCGTTGTGTGTAGCTGAGAACAAGAAGCAGGTACAGTGTAAAAGCACTGAAGCACGCAACAAGAGGCAGCATTCCACTCCCGGGTTCAGACCTGAAGGGCTCGGCTCTGTGGCCTCGGGAGCAACCAACCCCCCCCACAGCTGAGGGCGGCGGGGCTGGGCGGCCACACATGCACTTATGCTGCCTGCTCAGCGGGCCccttgtctccctttctttcttggtCTGGTCTAGCTTTTATGTTTTGTGGTAGAAATAGCTGCTGGCATGGAGACCTGAAAGGGCAATCTCGTCCCTTATGGGCAAACACAGTGACATGGTCTGAGTGTTGCTCACAGAGGGTGCCAAAGCTTGCTGAGCTCCCACCACAGGCCCTCGGAGTGTGACTTACCATAACTGTCGTAGCTGTCTCTATAGGACCCTCCCGAGCTCCGGTCGCCATAGCCACCACCCTGACTCCGGCTATAGGAAGGAAATATGTGGGCACTGGAGGGCACCTTAGTCTACTCACCCCAACCCTGTGCCAGCATCCCAACAGAAGCCTGCCACATAGTCAGGCAGGACCACATCCTCACCTGCTGTAGTCTCTGGAGCCCCCATAGCCCCCACTCCTGGACTCGAACCGGCTCCCCCCGTAGCCTCGGTCCCCTCCTCCTACAGACAAGGACAGGGACAACAAATGAGTGCCAGCTCCTTGAAGCAGTGCTCCCATCATGTCCTCAAGGGCCTCAGGCGCCAAAGTAGCACTCACCTCTGGAGAACCCACGTCCCCGGCCTCGACCCCCACGGAAGAAACCTCCTCGGCCCCCAGCAGAGCCACCTCGGTACCCACGGGATCGGTTGTCGGATGACTTGCCAGCCTGGTCAACTCGGATCTGTCGCCCATCTACAGACTGTGGAGACCAAGAGACTGGCTCAGGTGAGCTTctgcaccaccctgcccctgcgaACCAGAACCCTCTACACCCCCAGAGCAGCTGCCCCTCACCTTCCCATTCATGGCCATCATGGCGTCCTTGGCATCGTCGATGTTCTCAAAGGTGACAAACCCAAAGCCCCGCGAACGCTGGGTCTCCCTGTCTTTCACGACCACCACTGTGCAGGGGAGAAGTCTGCAATTGGCACCCAACATCCCCAAAAGTAGTTTTGCTCAGCTGCCGCCAGGCCAGCACCAGCCTCACCTTCAGAAATCTGTCCATATTTTGAGAAGACCTGCTCCAGCGACTGCTCGTTGGTGTCAAAACTCAGCCCTCCAACGAAAAGCTTGCCTTCATCTGATGCCATGGTGGCCTGTGGCAAACCGTTGAAATCTTGAGGTCCTCCAGGGGCTTCAATGTTCACCACTCTTCCCCTATTCTACTTTATATGTAACATATGCTTGTTGGGGACACACTAAAAAATTACCTTTCTGCTATTTATCACCCTAGGCCCACACCCAAAACTTAATTCAAAAAAAGCTGTTAATTCCTTCATTACTCTGGGCCCCCTGTCCCCACCTAGGGCTCCCTGATAGTGGGACAGGTTCTTGTACTCCTCAGTGCACTCCTGGTGGCGGATACCCAGGTGATACCCTCAGGAGATATTTAGAACTGGACACTTAAGGCAGACATCTGTCCCTTGTGTTATCTCGGTTCTTTCTTTTGTATACAGGCACCTAACTACTTAACAGAACCATTGGGGTAGAAATAACAAAGTCGTTGGTCCACTGTAGGGCGCCTGTGAGGAGGGGTGGCTAGAAACTGGACCTTCGCAGGGAGATAGGGTGGGGTTCCAACGTGCAGTGGGTTATGTGGGGCCGGTGCTAATTTGGACCGACCCTTTCTGGGCTGGAAGAACCTCTGCCACATGGCTCCGGAAACACAGGCCTGGAAACGTACAACTCGAAACCCAACTTGGGATGCCGAGAGGGGACTGACTGAGACACGGGGTCCGCGTTGCCCTCGCGCAAATTCAAGGAGAAACGGAGGAAACAGGCCGGGGCTGAGGACGACCACCTGGCCCCGCCCCGGGCCCGCCCACACCGCGCGCATGCGTCCTGCGCGGACCCTGAGCCATTGCATCCGGGCACTCGGTGCTCCCGCCATTTCGCGGGGCGCAGCCTCGCGCTCACGGTCGCCATTTTGCGGCGGCGGCGCCCCACTTTCGGCAAGCCTAGGCCACCGAGGGGACGCTCCCCGGCTGCGGGTCGGCCCGGTCTACCGCCGCCCCTCGCCGCCAGTGGGGCAGACTCCACCCTGGGCCCGCCCCGGCAATACCCCTAACCAGGGGCGTACCGccgcctccctgcctcctccggCCGGCCCCAGGCCGCCCGCCGCCCGGGGCCCTTGGAGCCAGTGCCGCCAGGGCCCTCACCACAGAGTAGGGCAGGTCCCTGACGCAGGCAGGAAGACGACGCCACAAAACGACCAGAGCCTCCTAACGCGCAAGTGAGGGGGGGCTGCCGGGGGGCCGCTCTTTTGTACGCCGCCACAGGGCTCCGCCCCCAGGTACTGCCTCGGCCAATCTCAGGCTATACGGTCAGTGACCACGCCTTATATTCGCGAGCTGTAGGCCGGGCTTGTATAGGCCACGCCTTTTCCGCGCTCTGGTGCTGGACGCTGTGATTGGCGGGAACGCGCAAGTCCGCAGTCCCCCGCCCTCGAGCGGGGGCCGGACCGGGGCGGGGCTGACCCACTTCCGCATACCTACCTCCCACCCGGAACAAAGGCCTCCGACCGCTGTTGCCACAGGCTGGAGTCTCTGGTGGAACTGTGACCTTTGCTTTGCTCCAACAATTGCCTACATTTCGACCTCACCCAGGTTCCCTTAGATACTGCGGCCCAGTTTTGATACCTAAACAACATATGAACCCCGACAACAGTCCTGATATACTTGTTCACATAACTAACATCCCAGCACTCCCAGGAGTCCAAAGCTCCTGAATACACACCACTTCACGAGACTGGCCGCAAAGCTCACCCAAACCCCAACACTGAGACAAGCTCATTTACGTGGACCCCAATAATCACCACGATTCAAATTCTCCATACTTCTCAACTTTGGGGAACCCACTTCACCCAATCCAGTTTGCTTACAAATCCGACCTGCACCGGCCCACACCACAACACTCACCTAGCCAAACACTTGTGCATCCCACCTCTAGATGCAGACTGACCCCCACCGGCCTTTCAAGCCTACCACTAGGGCCCAGTCCTCCAGTCCCCACTGTATTCCTCCACAGGGCTCAGCCCTGGCTTACCTTTCACTAGGTGCTCCATCACTCCTGCCCCAGTGCACCCAGAACCCCCTCACTACCCCCATGCGGGGCCGGCGCCACTCTACTCCTCCCCTTGCGTCGTTTTCGTCTTTTCAAGGTGTCCCAAGATCTCTGGTATCAGGAGAACGATCTTTGCAGGGATCCTCAAGCCTTGGGGAGTCCCTCTTGTAGCCAacacctgcctcctgcccaggtcTCTCCTCATGTGGCCCTTTATCATCCATGGGTAAAGAAAGTTAGTGCAGATCCCTGCCTGCCAGACCAAAGATCCACGCTACATTCCTGCACCAGAAAGTCTTCAGAGTTTTTGCGAAGTGCCCTGTTCATCCGTTCATTCCACCAGCACAAATTTATTAAACGTTTACTACGGTCCCATTGCTGGTATGGGCTGCACATTTACCCACGACTTTCCTGAGTTCCCATCAAGGTGTGGACTGGTACCTGCGGATACCTGTCCCCGGGTGCACCTGCACCGGGCATCGTGTGGAAATTGTGTACTTGCGTCACAGGTATGTAAAATGTCTCCGTGCCTGTTTCTGTGGTAACACGAGTACGCGTGTCCCTGTGACTCGGTGTGTAACCAAAACCGTGTGTCTCCCATGGCGTGCTCTTAGGGGCCCAGGACCACCTTCATCCCTGCCACAGCCGGTATCACGCTCACCCCAAGGACAGTAGGGGGCGCTGCGGCCCAGCTGTCACCCTGACCCGTGTTCCTCCAGGCCCGCCACGAGTCCCAGCGTGGGAGGGGGTCTCTGTCTCGCCCCACGCCTCAGCCCGAGTGCTGCAGGGGTGGGTAGCCGGGGAGGAGGAGGCTCAAAATAGCAGAGGACGGGGGCGAGGCTGCTATTTGCGGCCCGGAACGCGCGGTACTCGCCGCCTCCCTGGCTGGGACTGGGGATTAGGCCGGGAGGACCAGGTCGACGCATTCAGAAATCACCCCTCCCCAAAGGGCCGCCATGGAGGGGGCGTCCCCTCCTGAACCCCCCCACAGCGGTCCCTGCATCCAAGTCTGgacgccccgcccctccccgcgcTGGCATCGCCATGGAGACGGAGGGTGTGGCCACCTCGATCCTGTACCACCCCCTCCATCCTCTCGGCTGGGCCCCGCCCGCCGGATGCCAGGTTCTACCCCGACACAAGAGTAATGACCAGGCAGGAGACAGTAATGAGGACCTCAGACCTGGACGGTAGTGGCCGGGATGAGACGATTGTATGTGGGAGACCTGGGGGCTGCCTCATTACCACACCTTTCTGGCCTGCTGGGCGAGGGCCGGAGGTGCACCTGGCGCCTGCCGAGTCAGGGCGAGGAAGCGGGAGGATCCTGGCCCACACCCTCGGGGTCCAGAGCCAGGGTTGGGGAAACAGAGACTGAATGTGTGTGCGCGAGTTGCCAGGTGTGGTGCACATGTGTGCCTGTGGGCAGTCTACTCATGGATGCAGAGAGGGAAACAAGGATTTCTGGGGACGCTTACTTGTGTGGGCATGAAAATGGGACTATGTACGTGTGCACACGGGTATGGCAGAGTGCATGGAACTCGTGTGTGAGAAAACTGGTGTGCAGGTATGTGTGAGCACACATGGAAACATACTTGCAGGGTACTCCATGTGGAAAATTGCAGGGGGTTGTGTGCAGATCCCAATGCTTGTACATTCAGGACGTGCATGTGGGAGCaactggggacagggctgggtgtGCATGACTTGGATAGACTGGTCTCACAAAGCATATGTGTCCATGGCTGATGGCATGACTCATGTTCCTGGGGTGGGCACACCAGGGCCTcttggggcagaggagggacacAGGAGGCCAGAACCAGGAGGAGGATTTAAACTGCCCCCTACCTAGTTCCCAcctgcaggaggaggtgggggcttCTGGTCCTAGGAGGCCCCAGGTGGTTGCCAACTGTGAGCACAGGAGATTTAGCTGCCCTGAACTTAGTTTCTCTGGTTTCTAAGAGGAGGTCTCCACATGGAGGAGGATTCGAAGCGCAGGGGGACAACTGGAAGAGCTGCCTATGACTCACAGTCCAGGACGTAGAGACTGACTtgtttgtgccccccccccccaaggctcCCATCCCAGGAGTATAAAGGCCAGGTAGTGACCTCAGTCCCCACAAACTGTATGCACACATGAAGGGCTGCAGCGTGGGATCCTGGGGGACACAAGGAGACACAGACCTTGTGCATTTGCTCCAACCTGCACCTGGGCAGAAGGCCTGTGGGAGCTACAGGCCTGCCTCTCCCATCACACACGTCTGCTCTTTCCCCACTTCATGATTGTGGCCCCTTCTACTGAGGAaatctgaggcacagacaggGTGGTAAATGCAGTGACCGGCAAGCACACACCAAACATGCATTCAGGCATAGAACACGGATCAGGAGGAGCTAATCCCCACAGTGCCCTGTACACTTGACCTTGGCTCCACACACAAGATGTCTTCACCCACACACAGGCTCTCCACGGGCACAAGGGGCTTGTGGTATCTCCATGGCAACAGTGGAGTTCACAAATGAAGAGTGCTCCCTCCCTGGGCAGCTGCAGGGACCCAGGGAAGAGCTGTGGGACAAGCAGCCCACACATGTGCCCACACCCCCCTGCACCTGTCCCCACCAGAATCACCTGGCTGGGCTCCAGGGGGCCTGTGTGGGCGAGACTGTGGCTGAGTGCTGGGCGTGTCTGGGGAGGGTGCTGCATTGGGTGAGCAAGTCTTCCAGGACCTGAGTGTCCAATGCTGGGTGTAACTTCCAACTTTGCAGTTGACTTACAGGAGATCTTGGTTCAGGCTGAGAGTGGAGGTGCGATTTGATTTGAGGGTCACACAGTTGACTGAGGTTGTGGCAGAACCAAAGTATGGGTCGGGGCCGTTTTGGGGTGTGTGTAGAGTGTTGTATATTAGGATTGCTGTGTTGCAGAACAGGGAGCCAATGGACTATACGGGAAGGTGCCTCACGTAAATGTCCAGTAAGAAGGCAGATTAGTCTGTCTGGGGCTGTAAGGGGCCCTGTGTGGGAGTCTGAGGTGGTGATGCTTCTCCTGGAAGCTTGTGGAGAGCatctggggagtggggaggggggtacAGTGCAGTTGGGGTCAGCCTGTGAGGGGCTGCCTTCCCCTGCCACTCTGTGGAGCCGGCCCCGCCCAGATTCCAGAAGGGTTAGGGGgtatcctccccacccctgcctgctccctgacCTATAACCTTGGCCCAAGCCTACTTCCTTTGTGCTGGGCACCCAACGCAGCAGCAgctggctccagggaggggcGGTGAGGTGTGGGTGGAGGCCGGAATGTGCCTAGGTGATAAAGGAAGGGGCCCCCAGAGGGGGGCGGAAGTAGTAGAGGGGCTGGTGGGACAGAGACCAGATGAAAATAGAGGGAGACCCATACAGGAACAGGGAAAGGCCAAGAGACTAAGTagagcaaaaagaaagagagggaacaaagaggaagggaactgggcagagggaggagaggaaggcagagatggaTGGAGACCAGGGGCAGACATGAAGGCAGCAGAAAAAGGACACAGGTCTAGGGTACAACAGTCAGGAAGCAGGGCCTCAGGTGACagtggccctgcccccacccacaggcAGGCTGCTCACCTGCCCTCAGTGACACCAGAGGCTGCTGatcctctgccctcccagggctgggcagccGTGGGTGAGATTGGAGTCAAGACTCCTGGGTTGGGCCCCAGCGCTTGGCTTGGTAACTCCCATTCCCATTGAGCCTGGAGAGGAGGGCGGGTTCCACCAGGCCCCGTGGGGGGGGAGCAGGTGTGCCCCAGGCACTCACCCAGCGCTGTGGGTGCAGCTGGCCCTGGTGACACACCGCTCACTCCATCTCATCAGATGGCTCCTCCCTAATGTCCTCCCCAAGCGACCCCCTGACTGACTTCAGGCTTTGGCATTTCAACACCATGCAGCTAGCCCCAGTGACCCATTTGGCCACCCCCAGAGGGCTCTTGCCCCAAGCAGAAAGCCATGACCCCAGTGACCTCCTGTCCACCCACAGCAGCCTCTTTGCCTCAGGAGCACCGCCCACCTGTGAGCCACCACCTGGACTCAGGCTCCACGCCTTGGTGGCCACGCCATCCCACACCACCATCCCCCACTGGACCCTCATCTCAGTCTTGAGCTCTCTGCCTGGGACCAATGGTTTGGCTCACATCCTCCCCAGCTGGCAGAGCCTACCCTGTTCACGCTGacctctctgccttctctgtgtaACTCCTGGTCACAGCCCAATCTGAGCCACAGCCAGGCAGAGACGTGGACTTCCTGCCACCCTAATCTCTCCCTCTGGGGTGCTCAACCATCTCTGTCTAGAGGCTGGCCAGGTACTAGGGGCTCTTAAAAGGCACCTTCTTCCAATCTCCCAGCTACCTGCAGCCCCCTTGCCAATTACCCTCGCTGAGAACAGCAGGCCCCTTCAGACAATAATTCATCTGTCCCTTCTCAGCCCTCTCCCCTAAGCCCAGGCCCAGCGTCCAGCCACGTCCGTCCTATATGTTCTGGCCTCTGTTCCCTCCACCAGCTCCTCCCTGGTCGTCATTTCACTCCCCAAACCACAAGCTTGGAGAATCACCCTTTCGGGTCCTTGGCCTTTTATTTCTCCCCCATTCTGATCTCTCGGCTACCCCCCAAAATGCCCTTGCTTTTACGCCGCCTGGTTTTTGCATACGCCGTGCCCCCCACCTCGGGGCACGCCTAGGGGCCCTATTCCTCTATTTGGCAAACTCCTAATCCTTCCGCAGTCTCGGCCCAACTGCCTTCCTCCCGTTCGGTCGCCAGCGCTCCCACAGCGTGGGGGCTACAGTACTTCTCCAGCTCGGGATCTCGCACAGGGAATcgtgggagagggggcagagagTAATACCTGGGCGTGGAAGGGTGCACGGGAGGACGGGTAAGGGTAGGGGGTAGCCACTTGCTGGGCCCCCGGATACGCCCCCTCTTCCGTCCAGGCCTCTCTGCCGCAGTCAAAACTGCCGCTAGAGGGAGGGTGGAGTGCCTAACGCCTCCGCTCCGCACTTGCGCATTCAGCCCGGTCACCAAGCAGTACCGCCTCAGGGAGGCAACCACGTACCACTATTGGTGTGTACAGAAGAGCCAATGGGGAAGCAACCAATGAGGCGCCCCCAGTGGTGGGCGGGGCCTGAGCCTCAAACGCAACtgtaggaggtgggcagggcgCCCTCTTCATGGTGACGTCAGACACGTTTTGCGGCGTGTTGCCCTGGAAACCACGTTTCCATCCTGGAGAGTTTCCGGGGACCGCCTCTTCCCATTCATCTTTTTCCTCAATGAGAGAGGGGGCGGTGCAGGACCGATCCGGACCCTTGctgcccctgccctctctgggcgTCAGTTTACCTTTCCgtgcctcctgctcctgcctggtCTGGCCTGCTGCCCCTCCGGCCGCTGTACATCCTTGGCTggcaaccccaccccagcccaacccctgcAGGTGTGTGCGCTGCGACCCGCAGCCCCCACAAAGGGTGGGGTCCTCCTAGGACCCTCGGGCTAGGCCGTGACTCTCTCGCACCCCGGGCTGCGCCCTGAGGGGTACGTTCCGGAGCTGCAAGGAAAGAGAAGTGCTCCCCACCCTGCGGTGTGCAGACACAGCCCCGTGATTCAGCGGGTTCCTCAGTTGATCACCTCCCTCCGCATCTCCCACCCAGCTCTATGGAGGTCACCTGGGTCACAGAGCTCGGCCCTCACCCCCGGGACCAGAATGCATAGGTGGAAGTTCCACCTGACTTGTCCCACCCACGCTCCCACCACCTGCGGGGACGTTTATGCGTTGACATCGAGGTCTGAAAGGATCAGCCTGACCTGGGCATCCTGATACCTTTTTGCTGTAGGCTGACAAGGTTGATTTGGGGGTAAGTGGACAgtgggagaaaggcagaaaggcCTCCACAAAATGCTTCCACGATACTCCTGGGTAGGAAACTTTCCCTTCCTTCTAGGATCCCTGGAGCTGAGGCTTTGGATGGCAGGAGCTTGAGTCGTCATAAATTGGCCAGGGGTAGTAGTCACTAATTACAGAAACACCAATTGTCCCCGGGCAAGTAAATGAtgcttctctctgggcctccataAATGGGAGTGTAATTGTTATCTCCTAGGTGGTGGTGTTTGACAAGTGAGGAAATCCATGTAAAATAGCTAATTTTCATGATTatcccctcacccagccccaaaGTGGATGATGGTGGGACCCCGGGCTGTCGAGGTCGTAGATACCGACTGAGAAAGTTGCCAGGCCCAGCAGGGGTGGCTGAGAGGGTAGTACCTGGGTAGGGCACAGCCTGGAGGTTGGATGCATGGTCAGGGCTGGGGGAGTTTACCCAGGCTCTGGGAATTTACGAGAGGATTGG
This window of the Desmodus rotundus isolate HL8 chromosome 9, HLdesRot8A.1, whole genome shotgun sequence genome carries:
- the FAM174C gene encoding protein FAM174C isoform X2 — translated: MGRCVVPLLLLLPVLLLSGLLCGVQEVTSLSSRSLQSTLLPPQAIVNGSRLAALHNSTYLQPPGSLGSQLLRSLYVLIGLTSLAVLYFLIRAFRLKKPQRRSYGLLTNNEDPAEMASLDSDEETIFETRNLR
- the FAM174C gene encoding protein FAM174C isoform X1, which translates into the protein MGRCVVPLLLLLPVLLLSGLLCGVQEVTSLSSRSLQSTLLPPQAIVNGSRLAALHNSTYLQPPGSLGSQLLRSLYVLIGLTSLAVLYFLIRAFRLKKPQRRSYGLLTNNEDPAEMASLDSDEETIFETRNLRW
- the CIRBP gene encoding cold-inducible RNA-binding protein isoform X1 produces the protein MASDEGKLFVGGLSFDTNEQSLEQVFSKYGQISEVVVVKDRETQRSRGFGFVTFENIDDAKDAMMAMNGKSVDGRQIRVDQAGKSSDNRSRGYRGGSAGGRGGFFRGGRGRGRGFSRGGGDRGYGGSRFESRSGGYGGSRDYSRLKGSWRNSEGWPNSSDGPGVLSQEGFHLGAGAKGTVPCSQPVTSGASLARMECRASHHSRRTREWQLARGQSSPATVWQDMEVRFE
- the CIRBP gene encoding cold-inducible RNA-binding protein isoform X2, which produces MASDEGKLFVGGLSFDTNEQSLEQVFSKYGQISEVVVVKDRETQRSRGFGFVTFENIDDAKDAMMAMNGKSVDGRQIRVDQAGKSSDNRSRGYRGGSAGGRGGFFRGGRGRGRGFSRGGGDRGYGGSRFESRSGGYGGSRDYSRLKGSWRNSEGWPNSSDGPGVLSQEGFHLGAGAKGTVPCSQPVTCASLARMECRASHHSRRTREWQLARGQSSPATVWQDMEVRFE
- the CIRBP gene encoding cold-inducible RNA-binding protein isoform X5, with the protein product MASDEGKLFVGGLSFDTNEQSLEQVFSKYGQISEVVVVKDRETQRSRGFGFVTFENIDDAKDAMMAMNGKSVDGRQIRVDQAGKSSDNRSRGYRGGSAGGRGGFFRGGRGRGRGFSRGGGDRGYGGSRFESRSGGYGGSRDYSSRSQGGGYGDRSSGGSYRDSYDSYG
- the CIRBP gene encoding cold-inducible RNA-binding protein isoform X4; the encoded protein is MASDEGKLFVGGLSFDTNEQSLEQVFSKYGQISEVVVVKDRETQRSRGFGFVTFENIDDAKDAMMAMNGKSVDGRQIRVDQAGKSSDNRSRGYRGGSAGGRGGFFRGGRGRGRGFSRGGGDRGYGGSRFESRSGGYGGSRDYSSRSQGGGYGDRSSGGSYRDSYDSYATHNE
- the CIRBP gene encoding cold-inducible RNA-binding protein isoform X3, with protein sequence MASDEGKLFVGGLSFDTNEQSLEQVFSKYGQISEVVVVKDRETQRSRGFGFVTFENIDDAKDAMMAMNGKSVDGRQIRVDQAGKSSDNRSRGYRGGSAGGRGGFFRGGRGRGRGFSRGGGDRGYGGSRFESRSGGYGGSRDYSSRSQGGGYGDRSSGGSYRDSYDSYGKSHSEGLWWELSKLWHPL